From a single Ailuropoda melanoleuca isolate Jingjing chromosome 12, ASM200744v2, whole genome shotgun sequence genomic region:
- the LOC100475665 gene encoding leukocyte immunoglobulin-like receptor subfamily A member 6 isoform X6 has protein sequence MGRAGLQVPTPCVSVCWAGIEVPASAQPGPERGDSMTPTLMALLCLGLSVGPRTRVHAGTLPKPTIRAEPSSAIPWGTPVTIWCQGSLEAREYRLLKNEGDLWTWITQGNLWTWVTQKPLEPGDKADFSTAYMTDSSAGRYHCRYLSPTGWSELSDPLELVVTGVYSKPSLSALPSPVVTSGGNVTLQCASWMTFYRFVLMKEGERQPSSTLDSQRAPSGQFQALFPVSSMTPSLRRTFRCYGYYSHSPHVWSYPSDPLELLVSGVSGKPSLLAPQGPVVTSGQSLTLQCRSDVSYDRFALSKEGAGDPPQYLGRQLQGGLSGADFALGPVRPSLGGRYTCFGGHSLSPEWSAPSDPLDILVAGQLPYTPSLSVQPGPTVTSGENVTLWCQSQSAVDTFLLSKEGAAGPPLRLRSKSQTGQHQAEFSVSPVTSAHGGTYRCYGSSITAPHLLSQPSDPLELRVSGTADTVSPPQNESAPGSASDRRDYTVENVIRMGVAAFILVVLGILLLEARHSQTRTPEAASS, from the exons ATGGGGAGGGCTGGCCTCCAAGTCCCCACACCCTGTGTATCTGTCTGTTGGGCCGGAATCGAGGTCCCTGCATCTGCACAGCCAGGGCCAGAGAGAGGAGACAGCATGACCCCCACCCTCATGGCCCTGCTCTGTCTCG GGCTGAGTGTGGGCCCCAGGACCCGAGTGCATGCAG GGACCCTCCCCAAACCCACCATCAGGGCTGAGCCAAGCTCTGCGATCCCCTGGGGGACCCCTGTGACCATCTGGTGTCAGGGGAGCCTGGAGGCCCGGGAGTACCGCCTGCTTAAAAATGAGGGAGACTTATGGACCTGGATCACACAGGGAAACTTATGGACCTGGGTCACACAGAAGCCACTGGAGCCCGGGGACAAGGCTGACTTCTCCACCGCATACATGACAGACAGTTCTGCAGGACGATATCACTGTCGCTATCTCAGTCCCACTGGCTGGTCAGAGCTCAGTGACCCCCTGGAGCTGGTGGTGACAG GAGTCTATAGCAAACCGAGCCtctcagccctgcccagccctgtcGTGACCTCAGGAGGGAACGTGACCCTCCAGTGTGCCTCATGGATGACATTCTACAGGTTTGTCCTGATGAAGGAAGGAGAACGCCAGCCCTCCTCGACCCTGGACTCCCAGCGAGCCCCCAGTGGGCAGTTCCAGGCTCTGTTCCCTGTGAGCTCCATGACCCCCAGCCTCAGGAGGACGTTCAGATGCTATGGTTATTACAGCCACAGCCCCCACGTGTGGTCCTACCCCAGTGACCCCCTGGAGCTGCTGGTCTCAG GTGTGTCGGGGAagccctccctcctggccccgcAGGGCCCTGTCGTGACCTCTGGACAGAGCCTGACCCTCCAGTGTCGCTCTGATGTCAGCTATGACAGATTCGCTCTGTCCAAGGAGGGCGCAGGTGACCCTCCCCAGTACCTTGGCCGGCAGCTCCAGGGTGGGCTCTCTGGGGCAGACTTCGCCCTGGGCCCTGTGAGACCCTCCCTCGGGGGCCGGTACACGTGCTTTGGTGGACACAGCCTCTCCCCCGAGTGGTCGGCCCCCAGTGACCCCCTGGACATCCTGGTCGCAG GACAGCTCCCCTACACACCCTCCCTCTCCGTGCAGCCGGGACCCACGGTGACCTCAGGAGAGAATGTGACCCTGTGGTGTCAGTCACAGAGTGCTGTGGACACGTTCCTTCTGTCCAAGGAAGGGGCAGCCGGTCCCCCCCTGCGTCTTAGATCGAAGTCCCAAACCGGGCAGCACCAGGCTGAGTTCTCCGTGAGTCCTGTGACCTCAGCCCACGGGGGGACCTACAGGTGCTACGGCTCCTCCATCACCGCCCCCCACCTGCTGTCACAGCCCAGTGACCCCCTAGAGCTGCGGGTCTCAG GGACAGCTGACACCGTGAGCCCACCCCAGAACGAGTCGGCCCCCGGCAGTG cctctgATCGCAGAGATTACACGGTGGAGAATGTCATCCGCATGGGCGTGGCTGCCTTCATCCTGGTGGTCCTCGGGATTCTGCTGCTGGAGGCTCGGCACAGCCAGACAAGGACCCCAGAGGCAGCCAGCAGCTAA
- the LOC100475665 gene encoding leukocyte immunoglobulin-like receptor subfamily B member 3 isoform X7 — protein MGRAGLQVPTPCVSVCWAGIEVPASAQPGPERGDSMTPTLMALLCLGLSVGPRTRVHAGTLPKPTIRAEPSSAIPWGTPVTIWCQGSLEAREYRLLKNEGDLWTWITQGNLWTWVTQKPLEPGDKADFSTAYMTDSSAGRYHCRYLSPTGWSELSDPLELVVTGVYSKPSLSALPSPVVTSGGNVTLQCASWMTFYRFVLMKEGERQPSSTLDSQRAPSGQFQALFPVSSMTPSLRRTFRCYGYYSHSPHVWSYPSDPLELLVSGQLPYTPSLSVQPGPTVTSGENVTLWCQSQSAVDTFLLSKEGAAGPPLRLRSKSQTGQHQAEFSVSPVTSAHGGTYRCYGSSITAPHLLSQPSDPLELRVSDSPRDPGPPPTGPGSTAGPHWYLYVLIGAAVAFVLLLGLLVLLLVRYRRRGKGRKRDAAVGDTQPEEGVQLEHRAAASDVPEDVTYAQLNRLTLRRETSSSPPCQSGEPPAEPSVYAALAIH, from the exons ATGGGGAGGGCTGGCCTCCAAGTCCCCACACCCTGTGTATCTGTCTGTTGGGCCGGAATCGAGGTCCCTGCATCTGCACAGCCAGGGCCAGAGAGAGGAGACAGCATGACCCCCACCCTCATGGCCCTGCTCTGTCTCG GGCTGAGTGTGGGCCCCAGGACCCGAGTGCATGCAG GGACCCTCCCCAAACCCACCATCAGGGCTGAGCCAAGCTCTGCGATCCCCTGGGGGACCCCTGTGACCATCTGGTGTCAGGGGAGCCTGGAGGCCCGGGAGTACCGCCTGCTTAAAAATGAGGGAGACTTATGGACCTGGATCACACAGGGAAACTTATGGACCTGGGTCACACAGAAGCCACTGGAGCCCGGGGACAAGGCTGACTTCTCCACCGCATACATGACAGACAGTTCTGCAGGACGATATCACTGTCGCTATCTCAGTCCCACTGGCTGGTCAGAGCTCAGTGACCCCCTGGAGCTGGTGGTGACAG GAGTCTATAGCAAACCGAGCCtctcagccctgcccagccctgtcGTGACCTCAGGAGGGAACGTGACCCTCCAGTGTGCCTCATGGATGACATTCTACAGGTTTGTCCTGATGAAGGAAGGAGAACGCCAGCCCTCCTCGACCCTGGACTCCCAGCGAGCCCCCAGTGGGCAGTTCCAGGCTCTGTTCCCTGTGAGCTCCATGACCCCCAGCCTCAGGAGGACGTTCAGATGCTATGGTTATTACAGCCACAGCCCCCACGTGTGGTCCTACCCCAGTGACCCCCTGGAGCTGCTGGTCTCAG GACAGCTCCCCTACACACCCTCCCTCTCCGTGCAGCCGGGACCCACGGTGACCTCAGGAGAGAATGTGACCCTGTGGTGTCAGTCACAGAGTGCTGTGGACACGTTCCTTCTGTCCAAGGAAGGGGCAGCCGGTCCCCCCCTGCGTCTTAGATCGAAGTCCCAAACCGGGCAGCACCAGGCTGAGTTCTCCGTGAGTCCTGTGACCTCAGCCCACGGGGGGACCTACAGGTGCTACGGCTCCTCCATCACCGCCCCCCACCTGCTGTCACAGCCCAGTGACCCCCTAGAGCTGCGGGTCTCAG ATTCCCCTAGAGACCCCGGCCCCCCACCCACAGGGCCAGGCTCCACAGCTG GTCCCCACTGGTACCTGTACGTCCTCATCGGGGCCGCGGTGGCCTTCGTCCTGCTGCTCggcctcctcgtcctcctcctggTCCGATACCGGCGTCGGGGCAAAGGCAGGAAGCGGg ATGCTGCCGTGGGAGACACACAGCCTGAGGAGGGGGTGCAGCTGGAGCATCGG GCTGCTGCATCTGACGTCCCAGAGGATGTGACCTACGCCCAGCTGAACCGCTTGACCCTCAGACGGGAGACAAGTTCATCCCCTCCCTGCCAATCAGGGGAGCCCCCAGCAGAGCCCAGCGTGTATGCTGCTCTGGCCATCCACTAG
- the LOC100475665 gene encoding leukocyte immunoglobulin-like receptor subfamily A member 6 isoform X2, whose protein sequence is MGRAGLQVPTPCVSVCWAGIEVPASAQPGPERGDSMTPTLMALLCLGLSVGPRTRVHAGTLPKPTIRAEPSSAIPWGTPVTIWCQGSLEAREYRLLKNEGDLWTWITQGNLWTWVTQKPLEPGDKADFSTAYMTDSSAGRYHCRYLSPTGWSELSDPLELVVTGVYSKPSLSALPSPVVTSGGNVTLQCASWMTFYRFVLMKEGERQPSSTLDSQRAPSGQFQALFPVSSMTPSLRRTFRCYGYYSHSPHVWSYPSDPLELLVSGVSGKPSLLAPQGPVVTSGQSLTLQCRSDVSYDRFALSKEGAGDPPQYLGRQLQGGLSGADFALGPVRPSLGGRYTCFGGHSLSPEWSAPSDPLDILVAGQLPYTPSLSVQPGPTVTSGENVTLWCQSQSAVDTFLLSKEGAAGPPLRLRSKSQTGQHQAEFSVSPVTSAHGGTYRCYGSSITAPHLLSQPSDPLELRVSGPHWYLYVLIGAAVAFVLLLGLLVLLLVRYRRRGKGRKRDAAVGDTQPEEGVQLEHRAAASDVPEDVTYAQLNRLTLRRETSSSPPCQSGEPPAEPSVYAALAIH, encoded by the exons ATGGGGAGGGCTGGCCTCCAAGTCCCCACACCCTGTGTATCTGTCTGTTGGGCCGGAATCGAGGTCCCTGCATCTGCACAGCCAGGGCCAGAGAGAGGAGACAGCATGACCCCCACCCTCATGGCCCTGCTCTGTCTCG GGCTGAGTGTGGGCCCCAGGACCCGAGTGCATGCAG GGACCCTCCCCAAACCCACCATCAGGGCTGAGCCAAGCTCTGCGATCCCCTGGGGGACCCCTGTGACCATCTGGTGTCAGGGGAGCCTGGAGGCCCGGGAGTACCGCCTGCTTAAAAATGAGGGAGACTTATGGACCTGGATCACACAGGGAAACTTATGGACCTGGGTCACACAGAAGCCACTGGAGCCCGGGGACAAGGCTGACTTCTCCACCGCATACATGACAGACAGTTCTGCAGGACGATATCACTGTCGCTATCTCAGTCCCACTGGCTGGTCAGAGCTCAGTGACCCCCTGGAGCTGGTGGTGACAG GAGTCTATAGCAAACCGAGCCtctcagccctgcccagccctgtcGTGACCTCAGGAGGGAACGTGACCCTCCAGTGTGCCTCATGGATGACATTCTACAGGTTTGTCCTGATGAAGGAAGGAGAACGCCAGCCCTCCTCGACCCTGGACTCCCAGCGAGCCCCCAGTGGGCAGTTCCAGGCTCTGTTCCCTGTGAGCTCCATGACCCCCAGCCTCAGGAGGACGTTCAGATGCTATGGTTATTACAGCCACAGCCCCCACGTGTGGTCCTACCCCAGTGACCCCCTGGAGCTGCTGGTCTCAG GTGTGTCGGGGAagccctccctcctggccccgcAGGGCCCTGTCGTGACCTCTGGACAGAGCCTGACCCTCCAGTGTCGCTCTGATGTCAGCTATGACAGATTCGCTCTGTCCAAGGAGGGCGCAGGTGACCCTCCCCAGTACCTTGGCCGGCAGCTCCAGGGTGGGCTCTCTGGGGCAGACTTCGCCCTGGGCCCTGTGAGACCCTCCCTCGGGGGCCGGTACACGTGCTTTGGTGGACACAGCCTCTCCCCCGAGTGGTCGGCCCCCAGTGACCCCCTGGACATCCTGGTCGCAG GACAGCTCCCCTACACACCCTCCCTCTCCGTGCAGCCGGGACCCACGGTGACCTCAGGAGAGAATGTGACCCTGTGGTGTCAGTCACAGAGTGCTGTGGACACGTTCCTTCTGTCCAAGGAAGGGGCAGCCGGTCCCCCCCTGCGTCTTAGATCGAAGTCCCAAACCGGGCAGCACCAGGCTGAGTTCTCCGTGAGTCCTGTGACCTCAGCCCACGGGGGGACCTACAGGTGCTACGGCTCCTCCATCACCGCCCCCCACCTGCTGTCACAGCCCAGTGACCCCCTAGAGCTGCGGGTCTCAG GTCCCCACTGGTACCTGTACGTCCTCATCGGGGCCGCGGTGGCCTTCGTCCTGCTGCTCggcctcctcgtcctcctcctggTCCGATACCGGCGTCGGGGCAAAGGCAGGAAGCGGg ATGCTGCCGTGGGAGACACACAGCCTGAGGAGGGGGTGCAGCTGGAGCATCGG GCTGCTGCATCTGACGTCCCAGAGGATGTGACCTACGCCCAGCTGAACCGCTTGACCCTCAGACGGGAGACAAGTTCATCCCCTCCCTGCCAATCAGGGGAGCCCCCAGCAGAGCCCAGCGTGTATGCTGCTCTGGCCATCCACTAG
- the LOC100475665 gene encoding leukocyte immunoglobulin-like receptor subfamily A member 6 isoform X1, with protein MGRAGLQVPTPCVSVCWAGIEVPASAQPGPERGDSMTPTLMALLCLGLSVGPRTRVHAGTLPKPTIRAEPSSAIPWGTPVTIWCQGSLEAREYRLLKNEGDLWTWITQGNLWTWVTQKPLEPGDKADFSTAYMTDSSAGRYHCRYLSPTGWSELSDPLELVVTGVYSKPSLSALPSPVVTSGGNVTLQCASWMTFYRFVLMKEGERQPSSTLDSQRAPSGQFQALFPVSSMTPSLRRTFRCYGYYSHSPHVWSYPSDPLELLVSGVSGKPSLLAPQGPVVTSGQSLTLQCRSDVSYDRFALSKEGAGDPPQYLGRQLQGGLSGADFALGPVRPSLGGRYTCFGGHSLSPEWSAPSDPLDILVAGQLPYTPSLSVQPGPTVTSGENVTLWCQSQSAVDTFLLSKEGAAGPPLRLRSKSQTGQHQAEFSVSPVTSAHGGTYRCYGSSITAPHLLSQPSDPLELRVSDSPRDPGPPPTGPGSTAGPHWYLYVLIGAAVAFVLLLGLLVLLLVRYRRRGKGRKRDAAVGDTQPEEGVQLEHRAAASDVPEDVTYAQLNRLTLRRETSSSPPCQSGEPPAEPSVYAALAIH; from the exons ATGGGGAGGGCTGGCCTCCAAGTCCCCACACCCTGTGTATCTGTCTGTTGGGCCGGAATCGAGGTCCCTGCATCTGCACAGCCAGGGCCAGAGAGAGGAGACAGCATGACCCCCACCCTCATGGCCCTGCTCTGTCTCG GGCTGAGTGTGGGCCCCAGGACCCGAGTGCATGCAG GGACCCTCCCCAAACCCACCATCAGGGCTGAGCCAAGCTCTGCGATCCCCTGGGGGACCCCTGTGACCATCTGGTGTCAGGGGAGCCTGGAGGCCCGGGAGTACCGCCTGCTTAAAAATGAGGGAGACTTATGGACCTGGATCACACAGGGAAACTTATGGACCTGGGTCACACAGAAGCCACTGGAGCCCGGGGACAAGGCTGACTTCTCCACCGCATACATGACAGACAGTTCTGCAGGACGATATCACTGTCGCTATCTCAGTCCCACTGGCTGGTCAGAGCTCAGTGACCCCCTGGAGCTGGTGGTGACAG GAGTCTATAGCAAACCGAGCCtctcagccctgcccagccctgtcGTGACCTCAGGAGGGAACGTGACCCTCCAGTGTGCCTCATGGATGACATTCTACAGGTTTGTCCTGATGAAGGAAGGAGAACGCCAGCCCTCCTCGACCCTGGACTCCCAGCGAGCCCCCAGTGGGCAGTTCCAGGCTCTGTTCCCTGTGAGCTCCATGACCCCCAGCCTCAGGAGGACGTTCAGATGCTATGGTTATTACAGCCACAGCCCCCACGTGTGGTCCTACCCCAGTGACCCCCTGGAGCTGCTGGTCTCAG GTGTGTCGGGGAagccctccctcctggccccgcAGGGCCCTGTCGTGACCTCTGGACAGAGCCTGACCCTCCAGTGTCGCTCTGATGTCAGCTATGACAGATTCGCTCTGTCCAAGGAGGGCGCAGGTGACCCTCCCCAGTACCTTGGCCGGCAGCTCCAGGGTGGGCTCTCTGGGGCAGACTTCGCCCTGGGCCCTGTGAGACCCTCCCTCGGGGGCCGGTACACGTGCTTTGGTGGACACAGCCTCTCCCCCGAGTGGTCGGCCCCCAGTGACCCCCTGGACATCCTGGTCGCAG GACAGCTCCCCTACACACCCTCCCTCTCCGTGCAGCCGGGACCCACGGTGACCTCAGGAGAGAATGTGACCCTGTGGTGTCAGTCACAGAGTGCTGTGGACACGTTCCTTCTGTCCAAGGAAGGGGCAGCCGGTCCCCCCCTGCGTCTTAGATCGAAGTCCCAAACCGGGCAGCACCAGGCTGAGTTCTCCGTGAGTCCTGTGACCTCAGCCCACGGGGGGACCTACAGGTGCTACGGCTCCTCCATCACCGCCCCCCACCTGCTGTCACAGCCCAGTGACCCCCTAGAGCTGCGGGTCTCAG ATTCCCCTAGAGACCCCGGCCCCCCACCCACAGGGCCAGGCTCCACAGCTG GTCCCCACTGGTACCTGTACGTCCTCATCGGGGCCGCGGTGGCCTTCGTCCTGCTGCTCggcctcctcgtcctcctcctggTCCGATACCGGCGTCGGGGCAAAGGCAGGAAGCGGg ATGCTGCCGTGGGAGACACACAGCCTGAGGAGGGGGTGCAGCTGGAGCATCGG GCTGCTGCATCTGACGTCCCAGAGGATGTGACCTACGCCCAGCTGAACCGCTTGACCCTCAGACGGGAGACAAGTTCATCCCCTCCCTGCCAATCAGGGGAGCCCCCAGCAGAGCCCAGCGTGTATGCTGCTCTGGCCATCCACTAG
- the LOC100475665 gene encoding leukocyte immunoglobulin-like receptor subfamily A member 6 isoform X3, with product MGRAGLQVPTPCVSVCWAGIEVPASAQPGPERGDSMTPTLMALLCLGLSVGPRTRVHAGTLPKPTIRAEPSSAIPWGTPVTIWCQGSLEAREYRLLKNEGDLWTWITQGNLWTWVTQKPLEPGDKADFSTAYMTDSSAGRYHCRYLSPTGWSELSDPLELVVTGVYSKPSLSALPSPVVTSGGNVTLQCASWMTFYRFVLMKEGERQPSSTLDSQRAPSGQFQALFPVSSMTPSLRRTFRCYGYYSHSPHVWSYPSDPLELLVSGVSGKPSLLAPQGPVVTSGQSLTLQCRSDVSYDRFALSKEGAGDPPQYLGRQLQGGLSGADFALGPVRPSLGGRYTCFGGHSLSPEWSAPSDPLDILVAGQLPYTPSLSVQPGPTVTSGENVTLWCQSQSAVDTFLLSKEGAAGPPLRLRSKSQTGQHQAEFSVSPVTSAHGGTYRCYGSSITAPHLLSQPSDPLELRVSDSPRDPGPPPTGPGSTAGPHWYLYVLIGAAVAFVLLLGLLVLLLVRYRRRGKGRKRDAAVGDTQPEEGVQLEHRNTQDDDPQGGT from the exons ATGGGGAGGGCTGGCCTCCAAGTCCCCACACCCTGTGTATCTGTCTGTTGGGCCGGAATCGAGGTCCCTGCATCTGCACAGCCAGGGCCAGAGAGAGGAGACAGCATGACCCCCACCCTCATGGCCCTGCTCTGTCTCG GGCTGAGTGTGGGCCCCAGGACCCGAGTGCATGCAG GGACCCTCCCCAAACCCACCATCAGGGCTGAGCCAAGCTCTGCGATCCCCTGGGGGACCCCTGTGACCATCTGGTGTCAGGGGAGCCTGGAGGCCCGGGAGTACCGCCTGCTTAAAAATGAGGGAGACTTATGGACCTGGATCACACAGGGAAACTTATGGACCTGGGTCACACAGAAGCCACTGGAGCCCGGGGACAAGGCTGACTTCTCCACCGCATACATGACAGACAGTTCTGCAGGACGATATCACTGTCGCTATCTCAGTCCCACTGGCTGGTCAGAGCTCAGTGACCCCCTGGAGCTGGTGGTGACAG GAGTCTATAGCAAACCGAGCCtctcagccctgcccagccctgtcGTGACCTCAGGAGGGAACGTGACCCTCCAGTGTGCCTCATGGATGACATTCTACAGGTTTGTCCTGATGAAGGAAGGAGAACGCCAGCCCTCCTCGACCCTGGACTCCCAGCGAGCCCCCAGTGGGCAGTTCCAGGCTCTGTTCCCTGTGAGCTCCATGACCCCCAGCCTCAGGAGGACGTTCAGATGCTATGGTTATTACAGCCACAGCCCCCACGTGTGGTCCTACCCCAGTGACCCCCTGGAGCTGCTGGTCTCAG GTGTGTCGGGGAagccctccctcctggccccgcAGGGCCCTGTCGTGACCTCTGGACAGAGCCTGACCCTCCAGTGTCGCTCTGATGTCAGCTATGACAGATTCGCTCTGTCCAAGGAGGGCGCAGGTGACCCTCCCCAGTACCTTGGCCGGCAGCTCCAGGGTGGGCTCTCTGGGGCAGACTTCGCCCTGGGCCCTGTGAGACCCTCCCTCGGGGGCCGGTACACGTGCTTTGGTGGACACAGCCTCTCCCCCGAGTGGTCGGCCCCCAGTGACCCCCTGGACATCCTGGTCGCAG GACAGCTCCCCTACACACCCTCCCTCTCCGTGCAGCCGGGACCCACGGTGACCTCAGGAGAGAATGTGACCCTGTGGTGTCAGTCACAGAGTGCTGTGGACACGTTCCTTCTGTCCAAGGAAGGGGCAGCCGGTCCCCCCCTGCGTCTTAGATCGAAGTCCCAAACCGGGCAGCACCAGGCTGAGTTCTCCGTGAGTCCTGTGACCTCAGCCCACGGGGGGACCTACAGGTGCTACGGCTCCTCCATCACCGCCCCCCACCTGCTGTCACAGCCCAGTGACCCCCTAGAGCTGCGGGTCTCAG ATTCCCCTAGAGACCCCGGCCCCCCACCCACAGGGCCAGGCTCCACAGCTG GTCCCCACTGGTACCTGTACGTCCTCATCGGGGCCGCGGTGGCCTTCGTCCTGCTGCTCggcctcctcgtcctcctcctggTCCGATACCGGCGTCGGGGCAAAGGCAGGAAGCGGg ATGCTGCCGTGGGAGACACACAGCCTGAGGAGGGGGTGCAGCTGGAGCATCGG AACACACAGGATGACGACCCCCAGGGAGGGACGTAA
- the LOC100475665 gene encoding leukocyte immunoglobulin-like receptor subfamily A member 6 isoform X5, with amino-acid sequence MGRAGLQVPTPCVSVCWAGIEVPASAQPGPERGDSMTPTLMALLCLGLSVGPRTRVHAGTLPKPTIRAEPSSAIPWGTPVTIWCQGSLEAREYRLLKNEGDLWTWITQGNLWTWVTQKPLEPGDKADFSTAYMTDSSAGRYHCRYLSPTGWSELSDPLELVVTGVYSKPSLSALPSPVVTSGGNVTLQCASWMTFYRFVLMKEGERQPSSTLDSQRAPSGQFQALFPVSSMTPSLRRTFRCYGYYSHSPHVWSYPSDPLELLVSGVSGKPSLLAPQGPVVTSGQSLTLQCRSDVSYDRFALSKEGAGDPPQYLGRQLQGGLSGADFALGPVRPSLGGRYTCFGGHSLSPEWSAPSDPLDILVAGQLPYTPSLSVQPGPTVTSGENVTLWCQSQSAVDTFLLSKEGAAGPPLRLRSKSQTGQHQAEFSVSPVTSAHGGTYRCYGSSITAPHLLSQPSDPLELRVSGPHWYLYVLIGAAVAFVLLLGLLVLLLVRYRRRGKGRKRGAADPEAKDRGQQDRCCRGRHTA; translated from the exons ATGGGGAGGGCTGGCCTCCAAGTCCCCACACCCTGTGTATCTGTCTGTTGGGCCGGAATCGAGGTCCCTGCATCTGCACAGCCAGGGCCAGAGAGAGGAGACAGCATGACCCCCACCCTCATGGCCCTGCTCTGTCTCG GGCTGAGTGTGGGCCCCAGGACCCGAGTGCATGCAG GGACCCTCCCCAAACCCACCATCAGGGCTGAGCCAAGCTCTGCGATCCCCTGGGGGACCCCTGTGACCATCTGGTGTCAGGGGAGCCTGGAGGCCCGGGAGTACCGCCTGCTTAAAAATGAGGGAGACTTATGGACCTGGATCACACAGGGAAACTTATGGACCTGGGTCACACAGAAGCCACTGGAGCCCGGGGACAAGGCTGACTTCTCCACCGCATACATGACAGACAGTTCTGCAGGACGATATCACTGTCGCTATCTCAGTCCCACTGGCTGGTCAGAGCTCAGTGACCCCCTGGAGCTGGTGGTGACAG GAGTCTATAGCAAACCGAGCCtctcagccctgcccagccctgtcGTGACCTCAGGAGGGAACGTGACCCTCCAGTGTGCCTCATGGATGACATTCTACAGGTTTGTCCTGATGAAGGAAGGAGAACGCCAGCCCTCCTCGACCCTGGACTCCCAGCGAGCCCCCAGTGGGCAGTTCCAGGCTCTGTTCCCTGTGAGCTCCATGACCCCCAGCCTCAGGAGGACGTTCAGATGCTATGGTTATTACAGCCACAGCCCCCACGTGTGGTCCTACCCCAGTGACCCCCTGGAGCTGCTGGTCTCAG GTGTGTCGGGGAagccctccctcctggccccgcAGGGCCCTGTCGTGACCTCTGGACAGAGCCTGACCCTCCAGTGTCGCTCTGATGTCAGCTATGACAGATTCGCTCTGTCCAAGGAGGGCGCAGGTGACCCTCCCCAGTACCTTGGCCGGCAGCTCCAGGGTGGGCTCTCTGGGGCAGACTTCGCCCTGGGCCCTGTGAGACCCTCCCTCGGGGGCCGGTACACGTGCTTTGGTGGACACAGCCTCTCCCCCGAGTGGTCGGCCCCCAGTGACCCCCTGGACATCCTGGTCGCAG GACAGCTCCCCTACACACCCTCCCTCTCCGTGCAGCCGGGACCCACGGTGACCTCAGGAGAGAATGTGACCCTGTGGTGTCAGTCACAGAGTGCTGTGGACACGTTCCTTCTGTCCAAGGAAGGGGCAGCCGGTCCCCCCCTGCGTCTTAGATCGAAGTCCCAAACCGGGCAGCACCAGGCTGAGTTCTCCGTGAGTCCTGTGACCTCAGCCCACGGGGGGACCTACAGGTGCTACGGCTCCTCCATCACCGCCCCCCACCTGCTGTCACAGCCCAGTGACCCCCTAGAGCTGCGGGTCTCAG GTCCCCACTGGTACCTGTACGTCCTCATCGGGGCCGCGGTGGCCTTCGTCCTGCTGCTCggcctcctcgtcctcctcctggTCCGATACCGGCGTCGGGGCAAAGGCAGGAAGCGGg GGGCTGCAGACCCGgaggccaaggacagaggccagcAGGACAG ATGCTGCCGTGGGAGACACACAGCCTGA